The following coding sequences lie in one Oceanicola sp. 502str15 genomic window:
- a CDS encoding ATP-binding protein — MAEDWLPGPPPSPNGADADNGIELFSHDIRSAVADVVGGLRLVDFSQLDAATAAQLQRVSTAGESLARLLDSALDQLGGARSESEPVPLMAILRNLERRWSGHARERSMSLRLDIAADLPTVLHLDSAALDRVLANLLSNAFKYADWGEVLLRVDMRSGEELRFRVCDQGPGFTDAALERLFERGGRPGGQTKPGSGLGLHIAKEVATRLGGQLQVSNAREGGAEVSLLLPRPAWAWAPASGADLASPDAPPVLPDLSGLTALVAEDNPTNQLLFTQMLDHLGASWKLAPDGAEALRLLSGGGFDFALVDIDMPELPGTEVIARTRALAGETRLIPILAVTAYVLQEHRERIYDAGADGILAKPVGSLAGFGQTIATLMLRTRGAAPEQIEPQPAHRPAHSEGEHPNFCPERLERLISISGKDGGREFLSRLHADLCRCRATLATAAAAGNADEVRAQTHVIISLSGAVGALPLQDLANLANAAAHRSEPSESQARTLAEIDTRLAGLIAAIAGEICARFPDATAPPEAAG; from the coding sequence ATGGCTGAAGACTGGTTGCCCGGCCCGCCCCCGTCTCCGAACGGGGCCGATGCCGACAACGGAATTGAACTCTTCTCGCACGACATCCGGTCGGCCGTGGCCGACGTGGTTGGCGGGCTGCGGCTCGTGGATTTCTCCCAGCTCGACGCGGCCACCGCAGCGCAGCTTCAGCGTGTCTCCACCGCCGGTGAAAGCCTCGCCCGCCTGCTCGACAGCGCCCTCGACCAGCTCGGCGGCGCCCGCAGCGAGTCCGAGCCGGTGCCGCTCATGGCGATCCTGCGCAACCTCGAGCGGCGCTGGTCCGGCCACGCCCGCGAGCGCTCCATGTCGCTGCGCCTCGATATCGCCGCCGACCTGCCCACCGTGCTGCACCTCGATTCCGCCGCGCTCGACCGGGTGCTGGCCAATCTCCTGTCCAATGCCTTCAAATACGCCGACTGGGGCGAGGTGCTGCTGCGGGTCGACATGCGCTCGGGCGAAGAGCTGCGCTTCCGGGTCTGCGATCAGGGCCCCGGCTTCACCGATGCGGCGCTCGAACGCCTGTTCGAGCGCGGCGGCCGCCCCGGCGGACAGACCAAGCCCGGCAGCGGGCTGGGGCTGCACATCGCCAAGGAGGTCGCCACCCGCCTCGGCGGCCAGCTTCAGGTCTCCAATGCGCGCGAGGGCGGCGCCGAGGTCTCGCTGCTGCTGCCCCGCCCGGCCTGGGCCTGGGCGCCCGCCTCCGGGGCCGATCTCGCCAGCCCCGACGCGCCGCCGGTGCTGCCCGACCTCTCCGGCCTCACCGCCCTCGTGGCCGAGGACAACCCGACCAACCAGCTCCTCTTCACCCAGATGCTCGACCACCTCGGCGCCTCCTGGAAGCTCGCGCCCGACGGGGCCGAGGCGCTGCGCCTGCTCTCGGGCGGCGGCTTCGACTTCGCGCTGGTCGACATCGACATGCCCGAGCTGCCCGGCACCGAGGTCATCGCCCGCACCCGCGCGCTCGCCGGCGAAACCCGCCTCATCCCGATCCTCGCCGTCACCGCCTACGTGCTGCAAGAGCACCGCGAGCGGATCTACGACGCCGGGGCCGATGGCATTCTCGCCAAGCCGGTCGGCTCGCTGGCCGGGTTCGGGCAGACCATCGCCACCCTGATGCTGCGCACCCGTGGCGCCGCGCCCGAACAGATCGAGCCCCAACCCGCCCACCGCCCGGCCCATTCCGAGGGCGAGCACCCCAATTTCTGCCCCGAACGGCTCGAGCGGCTGATCTCGATCTCCGGCAAGGACGGCGGCCGCGAGTTCCTCTCCCGCCTGCACGCCGACCTCTGCCGCTGTCGCGCCACGCTTGCCACGGCCGCCGCGGCAGGCAATGCTGACGAGGTGCGTGCCCAGACCCATGTGATCATATCGCTCTCCGGCGCCGTCGGGGCCTTGCCGCTGCAAGACCTCGCCAACCTCGCCAACGCCGCCGCCCACCGCTCCGAGCCCAGCGAGAGCCAGGCCCGCACCCTCGCCGAGATCGACACCCGCCTCGCCGGGCTGATCGCCGCCATCGCCGGCGAGATCTGCGCCCGCTTCCCCGATGCCACCGCGCCGCCGGAGGCCGCCGGATGA
- a CDS encoding thymidine phosphorylase, with protein sequence MDARTVLGALRRGESLSAEAVDWFARALAEEGVSDAQVGAFAMGLCHAPLGAQARVALTLAMRDSGEVLKWDLPGPVVDKHSTGGVGDCVSLVLAPALAACGVYVPMISGRGLGHTGGTLDKLEAIPGFSSEISVDKLQQITREVGCAIASASVDIAPADKRLYAVRDVTGTVESLDLITASILSKKLAAGLDSLVLDVKFGAGAFMKTPEAARELATSLVETANGAGCATRALLTDMSQPLVRSAGNAVEVTEAMDTLTGSGASGPLSHLSAKLGGELLAMVGVTKNAFDGADMVLDKIRSGHAAERMGRMVAAMGGPSDFLSRWRDRLPAAPATLAVAPEGAGFVAAIDTEALGMAVVAMGGGRKRARDRINPAVGLSQIAQIGDRVDAERPLARINAARRAQAEAFAPVIRAAFKLSETPVNPPKLVLGRVE encoded by the coding sequence ATGGATGCGCGGACGGTCCTGGGCGCCCTGCGGCGAGGCGAGAGCTTGAGTGCGGAGGCGGTCGACTGGTTCGCGCGTGCGCTGGCCGAGGAGGGCGTGAGCGACGCGCAGGTGGGGGCCTTTGCCATGGGTCTGTGCCACGCGCCGCTGGGCGCACAGGCGCGGGTGGCGCTGACGCTGGCGATGCGCGACAGCGGCGAGGTGCTGAAGTGGGATCTGCCCGGCCCGGTGGTGGACAAGCACTCGACCGGCGGCGTGGGCGACTGCGTGAGCCTCGTGCTCGCCCCGGCGCTGGCGGCCTGCGGGGTCTATGTGCCGATGATCTCGGGGCGCGGCCTTGGCCACACCGGCGGCACGCTCGACAAGCTGGAGGCGATCCCCGGGTTCAGCTCGGAGATCAGCGTGGACAAGTTGCAGCAGATCACCCGCGAGGTGGGCTGCGCGATTGCCTCGGCCTCGGTCGACATCGCCCCGGCCGACAAGCGGCTTTACGCGGTGCGCGACGTGACCGGCACGGTCGAGAGCCTCGACCTGATCACCGCCTCGATCCTCTCCAAGAAGCTGGCCGCCGGGCTCGACAGCCTCGTGCTCGACGTGAAGTTCGGCGCCGGCGCCTTCATGAAGACCCCGGAGGCCGCCCGCGAACTGGCCACCTCGCTGGTGGAAACCGCCAATGGCGCGGGCTGCGCCACGCGGGCGCTGCTCACCGACATGAGCCAGCCGCTGGTGCGCTCGGCGGGCAATGCGGTGGAGGTGACGGAGGCAATGGACACGCTCACCGGCTCGGGCGCCTCGGGGCCGCTCAGCCACCTGTCGGCCAAGCTCGGCGGCGAGCTGCTGGCGATGGTCGGCGTGACCAAGAACGCCTTTGACGGGGCCGACATGGTGCTGGACAAGATCCGCAGCGGACATGCCGCCGAGCGGATGGGCCGGATGGTGGCGGCGATGGGGGGGCCTTCGGACTTTCTGAGCCGCTGGCGCGACCGCCTCCCGGCCGCCCCCGCAACGCTGGCCGTGGCGCCCGAGGGCGCGGGCTTTGTGGCCGCGATCGACACCGAGGCGCTGGGCATGGCGGTGGTGGCCATGGGCGGCGGGCGCAAGCGCGCGCGCGACCGGATCAACCCGGCCGTCGGCCTCAGCCAGATTGCCCAGATCGGCGACCGGGTGGACGCAGAGCGCCCGCTGGCGCGGATCAACGCCGCGCGGCGGGCACAGGCCGAAGCCTTCGCCCCGGTGATCCGCGCGGCTTTCAAATTGAGCGAGACCCCGGTAAACCCTCCAAAGCTGGTGCTTGGACGGGTGGAGTAG
- a CDS encoding phosphopentomutase yields MPRAFLVVMDSVGCGGAPDAADFGDEGANTLGHIAQACAEGAAEEGRSGPLKMPVLDGLGLADAVALASGYAGEGLSGRPSGLWGCATEISPGKDTPSGHWELAGVPVPWDWHYFPDEEPAFPQYILDALASMADVGGTLGNRHSSGTVILEEEGARHMATGWPIVYTSADSVLQIAAHEETFGLERLLDLCDEIAPTMHAMKVGRVIARPFVGSAETGFTRTTNRRDFAIAPPEPTLCDWVQAAGRKVHAVGKIKDIFAGHGIDDVVKGDDAALMEALSGLVDTAEEGSLTFANFVEFDSLYGHRRDVSGYARALEWFDSCLPPLLDRLREGDMMVFTADHGNDPTWRGTDHTRERVPVVIVGKGAGEIGHCGFVDVAASVAAHLNVPAKGPGRSFL; encoded by the coding sequence ATGCCGCGAGCCTTTCTGGTTGTCATGGATAGCGTGGGATGCGGCGGCGCCCCCGATGCCGCCGACTTTGGCGACGAGGGGGCCAACACGCTGGGCCACATCGCGCAGGCCTGCGCCGAGGGCGCGGCGGAAGAGGGCCGCAGCGGCCCGCTGAAGATGCCGGTGCTCGACGGGCTGGGGCTGGCCGATGCGGTGGCGCTGGCCAGCGGATACGCAGGCGAAGGCCTGTCCGGCCGCCCGAGCGGGCTGTGGGGCTGCGCCACCGAGATTTCACCGGGCAAGGACACGCCTTCGGGCCATTGGGAGCTGGCGGGCGTGCCGGTGCCCTGGGACTGGCACTACTTTCCCGACGAGGAACCGGCCTTTCCGCAATACATTCTGGATGCGCTGGCCAGCATGGCCGATGTGGGCGGCACCCTTGGCAACCGGCATTCCAGCGGCACGGTGATCCTCGAGGAAGAGGGCGCGCGGCACATGGCGACGGGCTGGCCGATTGTCTACACCTCGGCTGACAGCGTGTTGCAGATCGCGGCCCATGAAGAGACCTTCGGGCTCGAACGGCTGCTCGACCTCTGCGACGAGATCGCCCCGACGATGCATGCGATGAAGGTGGGCCGGGTCATTGCCCGCCCCTTTGTCGGCAGTGCCGAAACCGGGTTTACCCGCACCACCAACCGCCGCGACTTTGCCATCGCCCCGCCCGAGCCGACGCTCTGCGACTGGGTGCAGGCCGCCGGGCGCAAGGTGCATGCGGTGGGCAAGATCAAGGACATCTTCGCCGGGCATGGCATTGACGACGTGGTGAAGGGCGATGACGCGGCGCTGATGGAGGCGCTGTCGGGGCTGGTCGACACGGCGGAAGAGGGCAGCCTGACCTTCGCCAATTTCGTCGAGTTCGACAGCCTCTATGGCCACCGCCGCGACGTGTCGGGCTATGCCCGGGCGCTGGAGTGGTTCGACTCCTGCCTGCCGCCGCTCCTCGACCGTCTGCGCGAGGGCGACATGATGGTGTTCACCGCCGATCACGGCAACGACCCGACGTGGCGGGGCACCGACCACACCCGCGAGCGGGTGCCGGTGGTGATCGTGGGCAAGGGCGCGGGCGAGATCGGGCATTGCGGATTTGTCGATGTGGCTGCAAGCGTGGCGGCCCATCTGAACGTGCCGGCAAAGGGGCCGGGAAGGAGCTTTCTGTGA
- the prpE gene encoding propionate-CoA ligase PrpE, which yields MAYKDVYDAWKANPEAYWMEAAEAVAWTTPPSKALFDRGNHLYEWFADGMINTCYNAVDRHVEAGRGAQVALIHDSPITGTKSTITFAELQTRVAALAGALRAKGIEKGDRVIIYMPMVPEAIEAMLACARIGAIHSVVFGGFAAHELAVRIDDATPKAIIAASCGLEPGRVVHYKPLLDGAIEAASHKPEFCVILQRPQEVVPLEPGRDHDWHAFQQGTDPAECLPVEGNHPAYILYTSGTTGQPKGVVRHTGGHIVALNWTMKNIYNVDPGDVFWAASDVGWVVGHSYICYGPLIHGNTTVVFEGKPVGTPDAGTFWRVISEHKVKSFFTAPTAFRAVKREDPRGELVGNYDLSCLNAIYLAGERADPDTIMWTQKMTGKPVYDHWWQTETGWTIAGNPVGIEALPVKMGSPTVAMPGYDVQILDEGGAPVAPGELGAIAIKLPLPPGTLPGLWNAEERYRKSYLNHFPGYYETGDAGMIDDEGYLYIMARTDDVINVAGHRLSTGAMEEVLASHPEVAECAVIGVADALKGQMPLGFLCLNAGTNTPHEDIVNDCVKLVRNQIGPVAAFKLACVVDRLPKTRSGKILRATMVSIADGKPYKMPATIDDPAILDEIRQALSALGFPENAA from the coding sequence ATGGCATACAAGGACGTATACGACGCCTGGAAGGCAAACCCGGAGGCATACTGGATGGAGGCCGCCGAGGCCGTCGCCTGGACCACGCCTCCCAGCAAGGCGCTCTTCGACAGGGGCAACCACCTCTACGAGTGGTTCGCCGATGGCATGATCAACACCTGCTACAACGCCGTCGACCGCCACGTCGAAGCCGGGCGCGGCGCGCAGGTTGCCCTGATCCACGACAGCCCGATCACCGGCACCAAGAGCACCATCACCTTTGCCGAGCTTCAAACCCGCGTCGCCGCCCTCGCCGGGGCCCTGCGCGCCAAGGGCATCGAAAAGGGCGACCGCGTCATCATCTACATGCCCATGGTTCCCGAGGCGATCGAGGCCATGCTCGCCTGCGCCCGCATCGGCGCGATCCACTCGGTGGTCTTCGGCGGGTTTGCCGCCCATGAGCTGGCCGTGCGGATCGACGATGCCACCCCCAAGGCCATCATCGCCGCCTCCTGCGGGCTCGAGCCGGGGCGGGTGGTGCACTACAAACCCCTGCTCGACGGCGCCATCGAGGCCGCCAGCCACAAGCCCGAGTTCTGCGTCATCCTCCAGCGCCCGCAGGAGGTGGTGCCGCTGGAGCCGGGCCGCGACCACGACTGGCACGCCTTCCAGCAGGGCACCGACCCGGCCGAATGCCTGCCCGTCGAGGGCAACCACCCCGCCTACATCCTCTATACCTCCGGCACCACCGGCCAGCCCAAGGGCGTGGTGCGCCACACCGGCGGCCATATCGTGGCGCTGAACTGGACCATGAAGAACATCTACAACGTCGATCCCGGCGATGTGTTCTGGGCCGCCTCCGATGTCGGCTGGGTCGTCGGCCACAGCTACATCTGCTACGGCCCCCTGATCCACGGCAACACCACCGTCGTCTTCGAGGGCAAGCCCGTCGGCACCCCAGATGCCGGCACCTTCTGGCGGGTGATCTCCGAGCACAAGGTGAAGAGCTTCTTCACCGCCCCCACCGCCTTTCGCGCCGTGAAGCGCGAAGACCCGAGGGGCGAGCTGGTCGGCAACTACGACCTCTCCTGCCTCAACGCGATCTACCTCGCCGGCGAGCGGGCCGACCCCGACACCATCATGTGGACCCAGAAGATGACCGGAAAGCCGGTCTACGATCACTGGTGGCAGACCGAGACGGGCTGGACCATCGCGGGCAACCCGGTCGGGATCGAGGCGCTGCCGGTCAAGATGGGCTCGCCCACCGTGGCCATGCCCGGCTACGACGTGCAGATCCTCGACGAGGGCGGCGCACCCGTCGCGCCCGGCGAACTCGGCGCCATCGCCATCAAGCTGCCCCTGCCGCCCGGCACCCTGCCCGGCCTCTGGAACGCCGAGGAGCGCTACCGCAAGAGCTACCTCAACCACTTCCCCGGCTACTACGAAACCGGCGATGCCGGCATGATCGACGACGAGGGCTACCTCTACATCATGGCTCGCACCGACGATGTCATCAACGTCGCCGGGCACCGCCTGTCGACCGGCGCGATGGAAGAGGTGCTGGCCTCCCACCCCGAGGTGGCCGAATGCGCGGTGATCGGCGTGGCCGACGCGCTGAAGGGGCAGATGCCGCTCGGCTTCCTCTGCCTCAACGCGGGCACCAACACCCCGCATGAAGATATCGTGAACGACTGCGTCAAGCTGGTGCGCAACCAGATCGGCCCGGTCGCCGCCTTCAAGCTCGCCTGCGTGGTCGACCGCCTGCCCAAGACCCGCTCCGGCAAGATCCTGCGGGCCACCATGGTCTCCATCGCCGACGGCAAACCCTACAAGATGCCCGCCACGATCGACGATCCCGCCATCCTCGATGAAATCCGCCAGGCCCTTTCTGCATTGGGCTTCCCCGAAAATGCCGCATGA
- a CDS encoding Hint domain-containing protein: MATADITVTEYIGSLVGTDLFGGQTILLNGFGASQTGTLEDDDGFLGDIDDGTATFNGDPINYIGSGTVQPGVDAGIIIVPLGPQSDVVVFEAGGNTYFHYPDGEPNLLGAVALIVDIDATPYEVFTPICFGPETMILTPNGYCPVGEVGTGDWVCDADGRAHEVLWASSRKVEIPSHPAFDKWRPIRIARNSLGDGLPFRDTYLSPQHRVELRGSPAEMVLGTERCLAAAKGLVNDKGVRVDREARSVRYHHLVCAEHVSLVANGLLAESLYLNPETPEFRLDAGSQEAAQLFPELTMTLNAPVASRREAAVLASFF; encoded by the coding sequence ATGGCGACGGCGGATATCACTGTGACGGAATACATCGGATCCCTTGTGGGCACCGATCTCTTTGGCGGGCAGACCATTCTGCTCAACGGATTTGGCGCCAGCCAGACCGGCACGCTGGAGGATGACGACGGCTTTCTGGGCGACATCGACGATGGCACCGCCACGTTCAACGGCGATCCGATCAACTATATCGGCAGCGGCACGGTGCAGCCGGGGGTGGATGCGGGGATCATCATCGTGCCGCTCGGGCCGCAGAGCGATGTGGTCGTGTTCGAGGCGGGGGGGAACACCTATTTCCACTACCCCGACGGCGAGCCGAACCTGCTGGGCGCGGTGGCGCTGATCGTGGATATCGACGCCACGCCCTACGAGGTGTTCACCCCGATCTGCTTTGGCCCCGAGACCATGATCCTCACCCCGAACGGCTATTGCCCGGTGGGAGAGGTCGGCACGGGCGACTGGGTGTGCGATGCGGACGGGCGGGCCCACGAGGTGCTTTGGGCCTCGTCCCGCAAGGTCGAAATCCCCTCCCATCCGGCCTTCGACAAGTGGCGGCCCATCCGCATCGCACGCAACAGCCTGGGCGACGGCCTGCCGTTTCGCGACACCTACCTGTCGCCGCAGCACCGGGTGGAGCTGCGCGGGAGCCCGGCGGAGATGGTGCTGGGCACCGAGCGGTGCCTTGCGGCGGCCAAGGGGCTGGTGAACGACAAGGGGGTGCGGGTGGACCGGGAGGCGCGCAGCGTCCGCTATCATCACCTTGTCTGTGCCGAACATGTCTCGCTGGTGGCCAACGGGCTGCTGGCCGAGAGCCTCTACCTCAACCCGGAAACGCCCGAGTTTCGGCTGGATGCCGGATCGCAGGAGGCGGCGCAGCTCTTTCCGGAGTTGACCATGACCTTGAATGCGCCGGTTGCAAGCCGCCGGGAGGCGGCGGTTCTGGCCTCGTTTTTCTAG
- a CDS encoding NADP-dependent malic enzyme — protein MTDTPDSPAESAALLYHANPKPGKLEIRATKPLANGRDLSLAYSPGVAEACTAIAENNALATRYTARGNLVAVVSNGTAVLGLGNIGALASKPVMEGKAVLFKKFANIDCFDIELNETDPEKLAEIVCALEPTFGAINLEDIKAPDCFIVEKICRERMNIPVFHDDQHGTAIVVGAAATNALHLAGKDWADIKVVSTGGGAAGIACLNMLLKLGVKRENVWLCDIAGLVYEGREADMTPQKAAFAQGTEPATLADVIEGADLFLGLSGPGVLKPEHVAKMAAKPIIFALANPTPEILPEAAREVAPDAIIATGRSDYPNQVNNVLCFPFIFRGALDCGASEINDAMQLGCIEGIAALARATTSAEAAAAYKGEQLTFGTDYLIPKPFDPRLMGVVASAVAKAACESGVAARPIEDFTAYKAQLDRSVFKSALLMRPVFEAAAQAERKIVFAEGEDERVLRAADAMLEQTTDLPILIGRPEVVESRCERAGLKIRPGRDFEIVNPENDPRYRDYWETYHTLMARRGVTPDLARAVMRTNTTAIGAVMVHRGDADSMVCGTFGQFLWHLNYVRQILADKVHHPIAALSLMILEDGPLFIADTQVHQFPEAREICETVIGAARHVRRFGLEPKIALCSHSQFGNLDSAGGRRMREALEMLDDRDLDFAYEGEMHVDSALDPALRERLLPESRFSGAANVLIFSSADAASGVRNILKMKAGGLEVGPILMGMGNKAHIVTPSITARGLLNMSALAGTPVHHYS, from the coding sequence ATGACCGACACGCCCGATAGCCCGGCCGAAAGCGCCGCGCTGCTCTATCACGCCAACCCCAAGCCGGGAAAACTCGAGATCCGGGCGACCAAGCCGCTGGCCAATGGCCGCGACCTCTCGCTGGCCTATTCGCCCGGCGTGGCCGAGGCCTGCACCGCCATCGCCGAAAACAACGCGCTGGCCACCCGCTACACCGCGCGGGGCAACCTCGTCGCCGTCGTGTCCAACGGCACCGCCGTTCTGGGGCTGGGCAACATCGGCGCGCTGGCCTCCAAGCCGGTGATGGAGGGCAAGGCCGTCCTCTTCAAGAAATTCGCCAACATCGACTGCTTCGACATCGAGCTGAACGAGACCGACCCCGAGAAGCTGGCCGAGATCGTCTGCGCGCTCGAGCCCACCTTCGGCGCCATCAACCTCGAAGACATCAAGGCCCCCGACTGCTTCATCGTCGAAAAGATCTGCCGCGAGCGGATGAACATCCCCGTCTTCCACGATGACCAGCACGGCACCGCCATCGTCGTCGGCGCGGCGGCCACCAACGCGCTCCACCTCGCCGGCAAGGACTGGGCCGACATCAAGGTGGTGAGCACCGGCGGCGGCGCGGCGGGCATCGCCTGCCTGAACATGCTCCTCAAGCTCGGCGTCAAGCGCGAGAACGTCTGGCTCTGCGACATCGCCGGGCTGGTCTACGAGGGCCGCGAGGCCGACATGACCCCGCAAAAGGCCGCCTTCGCCCAAGGCACCGAACCGGCCACCCTGGCCGATGTGATCGAGGGCGCCGACCTCTTCCTCGGCCTCTCCGGCCCCGGCGTGCTGAAGCCCGAACACGTGGCGAAAATGGCCGCCAAGCCGATCATCTTCGCCCTGGCCAACCCGACGCCCGAGATCCTGCCCGAGGCCGCCCGCGAGGTTGCCCCCGATGCGATCATCGCCACCGGGCGCTCCGACTACCCGAACCAGGTCAACAACGTCCTCTGCTTCCCCTTTATCTTCCGCGGCGCGCTCGATTGCGGCGCGAGCGAGATCAACGACGCCATGCAGCTCGGCTGCATCGAGGGCATCGCCGCGCTGGCCCGGGCCACCACCTCCGCCGAGGCCGCCGCCGCCTACAAGGGCGAGCAGCTCACCTTCGGCACCGATTACCTGATCCCCAAGCCCTTCGATCCGCGCCTGATGGGCGTGGTCGCCTCCGCCGTGGCCAAGGCCGCCTGCGAAAGCGGCGTCGCCGCCCGCCCGATCGAGGACTTCACCGCCTACAAGGCCCAGCTCGACCGCTCGGTCTTCAAGTCCGCCCTGCTGATGCGGCCCGTGTTCGAGGCCGCCGCCCAGGCCGAGCGCAAGATCGTCTTTGCCGAGGGCGAAGACGAGCGCGTGCTGCGCGCCGCCGATGCGATGCTCGAGCAAACCACCGATCTTCCCATCCTCATCGGGCGTCCCGAGGTGGTCGAAAGCCGCTGCGAGCGCGCCGGCCTCAAGATCCGTCCGGGCCGCGACTTCGAGATCGTGAACCCCGAGAACGACCCGCGCTACCGCGACTACTGGGAAACCTATCACACGCTCATGGCCCGGCGCGGTGTCACCCCCGATCTCGCCCGTGCCGTGATGCGCACCAACACCACCGCCATCGGCGCGGTCATGGTGCATCGCGGCGATGCCGACAGCATGGTCTGCGGCACCTTCGGCCAGTTCCTGTGGCACCTCAACTACGTCCGCCAGATCCTCGCCGACAAGGTGCATCACCCGATCGCCGCGCTCTCGCTGATGATCCTCGAAGACGGGCCGCTGTTCATTGCCGACACCCAGGTTCACCAGTTCCCCGAGGCCCGCGAGATCTGCGAAACCGTGATCGGCGCCGCCCGCCACGTGCGTCGCTTCGGCCTCGAGCCCAAGATCGCGCTCTGCTCGCACTCGCAGTTCGGCAACCTCGACAGCGCCGGCGGCCGGCGGATGCGCGAGGCGCTCGAAATGCTCGACGACCGGGATCTGGATTTTGCCTATGAGGGCGAGATGCACGTCGATTCCGCGCTCGATCCGGCCCTGCGCGAGCGCCTGCTTCCCGAGTCCCGGTTCTCGGGGGCGGCCAACGTGCTCATCTTCTCCTCCGCCGACGCCGCCTCGGGCGTGCGCAACATCCTCAAGATGAAGGCTGGCGGGCTCGAAGTCGGGCCGATCCTCATGGGCATGGGCAACAAGGCCCATATCGTGACCCCCTCGATCACCGCCCGCGGCCTGCTCAACATGTCGGCGCTCGCCGGCACGCCGGTGCACCACTACAGCTAG
- a CDS encoding cytidine deaminase — MLLVKAARDARVKAYAPYSQFKVGAAIRAASGAIYQGVNVENVAYPEGTCAEAGAIAAMVMGGETEIAEVAVIADSPSPVPPCGGCRQKLAEFAGKDVKVTLATLQGEVMETTVGALLPGAFGTGHMVSPSEDGM, encoded by the coding sequence ATGCTTTTGGTGAAGGCGGCGCGGGACGCCCGGGTGAAGGCCTATGCCCCGTACTCGCAGTTCAAGGTGGGGGCCGCGATCCGCGCCGCCTCCGGTGCGATCTACCAGGGGGTGAACGTGGAAAACGTGGCCTACCCCGAGGGCACCTGCGCCGAGGCGGGCGCGATTGCGGCGATGGTGATGGGCGGCGAGACCGAGATTGCCGAAGTGGCGGTGATCGCCGACAGCCCCTCGCCGGTGCCGCCCTGCGGCGGCTGCCGCCAGAAGCTGGCGGAGTTTGCGGGCAAGGATGTGAAGGTGACGCTGGCCACGCTTCAGGGCGAGGTGATGGAAACCACGGTGGGGGCGCTGCTGCCCGGTGCGTTCGGCACGGGCCATATGGTCAGCCCTTCTGAAGACGGAATGTGA